One genomic window of Acidobacteriota bacterium includes the following:
- the rpsA gene encoding 30S ribosomal protein S1 has protein sequence MNKSMNPTPADFAAMFEGSAAAGAMQEGQVIPATVLRIDNDAIVVDIGLKTEGRIPVKEFALEDKQPAPGDIVDVYLDRIENALGEAVLSRDKARREERWVKLERSFAKTEPVKGAISGRVKGGFTVDLGGVNAFLPGSQVDIRPVRDVGPLMGEVQPFAILKLDRVRGNIVVSRRAILEESRAEQRAEIVSDMKEGDVRKGVVKNITDYGAFVDLGGIDGLLHVTDMSYKRINHPSQVVEVGQEVEVQIIKINPETQRISLGMKQLGSDPWDNISARYPSGARLKGTVTNITDYGAFVELEDGVEGLIHVSEMSWTKKNVHPGKILSTSQEVEVEVLDVDSDKRRISLGLKQTMDNPWNAFLAEHPVGSEIEGEVRGITEFGLFVGLGPDLDGMVHINDISWDKPGDQAIEAFTKGDSVRAKVLDVDVDKERISLGIKQLSGDPIEAASTGGGEGGGIKRGSTVTCTVTEVSSGGLEVEFGTPPIKTFIRRSDLSRDRADQRPERFAVGDKVDAKVVTFDRASRRVSLSIKALEIAEEAEAVAQYGSADAGASLGDILGAALASSGSKAKAPKAAPAAKGDAKSLDARGRLTAAQGDADDLKKIKGVGPAFEKKLHEAGIFHFWQIAALSDEQVHSLEEELAFQGRMERDDWKGQAEELMSEG, from the coding sequence ATGAACAAGTCAATGAACCCCACCCCCGCCGATTTTGCTGCGATGTTCGAAGGCTCGGCTGCGGCCGGCGCCATGCAGGAAGGCCAAGTTATCCCGGCCACCGTGCTGCGGATCGACAATGACGCGATCGTCGTCGATATCGGCCTGAAGACCGAAGGCCGCATCCCGGTCAAGGAATTCGCCCTCGAAGACAAGCAGCCGGCCCCCGGCGATATCGTCGACGTTTACCTCGACCGCATCGAGAACGCCCTCGGCGAGGCCGTTCTCAGCCGCGACAAGGCCCGCCGCGAAGAGCGCTGGGTCAAGCTGGAGCGCAGCTTCGCCAAGACCGAACCGGTCAAGGGCGCGATCTCGGGCCGCGTCAAAGGCGGCTTCACGGTCGACCTCGGCGGCGTCAACGCCTTCCTTCCCGGCAGCCAGGTCGATATCCGCCCGGTGCGCGATGTCGGCCCGCTGATGGGCGAAGTGCAGCCGTTCGCGATCCTCAAGCTCGACCGCGTCCGCGGCAACATCGTTGTCTCGCGCCGCGCGATCCTCGAAGAGAGCCGCGCCGAACAGCGCGCCGAAATCGTCTCCGACATGAAGGAAGGCGATGTGCGCAAGGGCGTCGTCAAGAACATCACCGATTACGGTGCGTTCGTTGACCTCGGCGGCATTGATGGCCTGCTGCACGTCACCGACATGTCCTACAAGCGGATCAACCATCCGTCGCAGGTTGTGGAAGTCGGCCAGGAAGTCGAAGTCCAGATCATCAAGATCAACCCGGAAACCCAACGTATCTCGCTCGGCATGAAACAGCTGGGTTCGGATCCGTGGGACAATATCTCGGCTCGTTACCCATCGGGCGCCCGCCTGAAGGGTACCGTCACCAACATCACCGACTACGGCGCGTTCGTGGAACTGGAAGATGGTGTCGAAGGCCTGATCCACGTCTCCGAAATGAGCTGGACCAAGAAGAACGTTCACCCCGGCAAGATCCTCTCGACCTCGCAGGAAGTCGAAGTGGAAGTGCTGGACGTAGACAGCGACAAGCGCCGCATCTCGCTCGGCCTCAAGCAGACCATGGACAACCCGTGGAACGCCTTCCTCGCCGAACACCCGGTCGGCTCAGAAATCGAGGGCGAAGTGCGCGGCATCACCGAGTTCGGCCTGTTCGTGGGCCTCGGCCCCGACCTCGACGGCATGGTGCACATCAACGACATCTCGTGGGACAAGCCCGGTGACCAGGCAATCGAAGCCTTCACCAAGGGCGACAGCGTCCGCGCGAAAGTCCTCGATGTGGACGTCGACAAGGAACGCATCTCGCTCGGCATCAAGCAGCTGTCGGGCGATCCGATTGAAGCGGCGAGCACGGGCGGCGGCGAAGGCGGCGGCATCAAGCGCGGCTCGACCGTGACCTGCACCGTCACCGAGGTTTCCTCGGGCGGCCTGGAAGTCGAATTCGGCACCCCGCCGATCAAGACCTTCATCCGCCGTTCGGACCTCAGCCGTGACCGCGCCGACCAGCGCCCCGAGCGGTTCGCCGTCGGCGACAAGGTCGATGCCAAGGTCGTGACGTTCGATCGTGCCTCGCGCCGTGTCTCGCTGTCGATCAAGGCCCTCGAGATCGCGGAAGAAGCGGAAGCCGTGGCCCAGTATGGCTCGGCCGATGCCGGTGCCTCGCTCGGCGACATCCTCGGCGCAGCGCTCGCTTCGTCGGGCTCCAAGGCCAAGGCTCCGAAAGCTGCCCCGGCTGCGAAAGGCGACGCCAAGTCGCTCGACGCACGCGGCCGCCTGACGGCTGCCCAAGGCGACGCCGATGATCTGAAGAAGATCAAGGGCGTCGGTCCGGCCTTCGAGAAGAAGCTGCACGAAGCTGGCATCTTCCACTTCTGGCAGATCGCCGCGCTGAGCGACGAGCAGGTCCACAGCCTCGAGGAAGAACTTGCCTTCCAGGGCCGGATGGAGCGCGATGACTGGAAGGGACAGGCTGAAGAGCTGATGTCCGAGGGCTGA
- a CDS encoding SDR family oxidoreductase, whose translation MQITKDTAAVVTGGASGLGQATARALAKAGAKVAIFDINTEAGEATAKEIGGIFCNVNIMSEESCVAGFEKARKAHGQERITVHCAMAAKGGKTLSWDKENAKYKRLPTADYAFGAEGVLVASYRIASLSAEGMAYLPELEDGERGSITLTASVAAQDGQIGQVVYGSCKAGVNGLVLPMARDLMDIGIRVNSIMPGIFATPLMLRASDKVLNSLAASVPFPKRLGKPEEYASLALQLATNSYFNGQCIRLDGGIRMAPR comes from the coding sequence ATGCAGATCACCAAAGACACCGCTGCCGTTGTGACCGGCGGCGCCTCCGGCCTCGGCCAGGCCACCGCCCGCGCCCTCGCCAAGGCCGGCGCAAAGGTTGCCATCTTCGACATCAATACCGAAGCAGGCGAAGCGACCGCCAAGGAAATCGGCGGCATCTTCTGCAACGTCAACATCATGAGCGAAGAGAGCTGCGTTGCCGGCTTCGAGAAGGCGCGCAAGGCGCATGGCCAGGAGCGGATCACCGTGCACTGCGCCATGGCCGCGAAAGGCGGAAAGACGCTGAGCTGGGACAAGGAAAACGCGAAGTACAAGCGCCTGCCGACGGCAGACTACGCATTCGGCGCAGAAGGCGTGCTGGTCGCCTCCTACCGCATCGCCTCGCTCTCGGCGGAGGGCATGGCCTACCTGCCGGAGCTGGAAGACGGCGAGCGCGGCTCGATCACGCTGACGGCGTCGGTCGCCGCGCAGGACGGCCAGATCGGACAGGTCGTGTACGGATCATGCAAGGCCGGCGTCAACGGCCTGGTGCTGCCTATGGCGCGCGACCTGATGGATATCGGCATTCGCGTCAACTCGATCATGCCGGGCATTTTCGCCACGCCGCTGATGCTGCGCGCTTCGGACAAGGTGCTGAACTCGCTCGCCGCCTCGGTGCCGTTCCCGAAACGCCTCGGCAAGCCGGAAGAATATGCCTCGCTCGCGCTGCAGCTGGCGACGAACTCCTACTTCAACGGCCAGTGCATCCGCCTCGACGGCGGCATCCGCATGGCGCCGAGGTAA
- a CDS encoding (d)CMP kinase, with translation MIIAIDGTTASGKGTIAKRLSGYFGLPHMDTGRLYRAVGVAALKQGVPLDAAGPLADIARTLDLTDFIEHELRSAEAGKAASVVAAIPTVRQALFELQRAFATREGGALLDGRDIGTVIAPDADVKLWVDADVTQRGVRRWKELIGHGEQVTLESVIEQLKIRDARDQGRADAPAAMAADAILIDTTDLTIDAAVEKALAAVEAALARGKTA, from the coding sequence ATGATCATTGCGATTGACGGGACAACGGCTTCGGGGAAAGGCACGATCGCCAAGCGGCTGTCGGGCTATTTCGGGCTGCCGCACATGGACACCGGGCGGCTCTACCGTGCGGTGGGGGTGGCAGCGCTGAAGCAGGGCGTGCCGCTGGACGCCGCCGGGCCGCTGGCCGACATCGCCCGGACACTCGACCTGACCGACTTCATCGAACACGAACTGCGCTCGGCCGAAGCCGGCAAGGCGGCGAGCGTGGTGGCGGCGATCCCGACGGTGCGCCAGGCCCTGTTCGAACTGCAGCGGGCGTTTGCAACCCGCGAAGGCGGCGCCCTGCTGGACGGGCGGGATATCGGCACGGTGATTGCTCCGGACGCCGACGTGAAGCTGTGGGTGGACGCCGACGTGACCCAGCGCGGGGTACGCCGCTGGAAGGAACTGATCGGTCATGGTGAACAGGTGACGCTGGAAAGCGTCATCGAACAGCTGAAAATCCGCGATGCACGCGACCAGGGCCGGGCCGATGCGCCGGCGGCAATGGCCGCCGATGCCATCTTGATCGACACCACTGATCTGACTATAGACGCCGCTGTGGAAAAGGCGCTGGCTGCCGTTGAGGCCGCCCTCGCCCGTGGAAAGACCGCCTGA